The proteins below are encoded in one region of Oncorhynchus clarkii lewisi isolate Uvic-CL-2024 chromosome 33, UVic_Ocla_1.0, whole genome shotgun sequence:
- the LOC139392691 gene encoding deoxyribose-phosphate aldolase-like has translation MSARNPGMPLDLEWVSKVRVNTQAVLKRAQQIQGRNKNKKQWQAAWLLRAVTCIDLTTLAGDDTPGNVHRLCMKATQPVRYDLLKSMDMQDKGVTTAAVCVYPSRVADAVKSLKAANSSLPVASVATGFPAGQTSLKTRLEEVRMAVEDGAMEIDIVINRTLALTGQWEAMYEEVCQFREACGEAHMKSILAIGELGTYTNVYKASLVAMMAGSDFIKTSTGKESVNATYPVAIVMVRAIRDYFLKTGHKVGFKPAGGIRTAKESLVWLTLMKEELGDEWLSPRLFRLGASSLLADIERQIYHHVTGRYAAYHQMPMA, from the exons acctgGAATGGGTGTCCAAGGTGCGGGTGAACACCCAGGCAGTGCTGAAGAGAGCTCAGCAGATCCAAGGACGCAATAAGAACAAGAAACAGTGGCAG GCGGCGTGGCTGCTGCGGGCGGTGACCTGTATTGACCTGACGACCCTGGCCGGTGACGACACGCCCGGCAACGTCCACCGGCTGTGTATGAAGGCGACCCAGCCGGTACGCTACGACCTGCTGAAGAGCATGGACATGCAGGACAAAG GTGTGACTACCGCAGCGGTGTGCGTGTACCCGTCTCGTGTGGCTGATGCTGTGAAGTCACTGAAAGCAGCCAACTCCAGCCTACCTGTCGCctcag tggCGACCGGTTTCCCTGCAGGCCAGACCTCTCTGAAGACCAGGCTGGAGGAGGTCCGTAtggctgtagaggatggagcgaTGGAGATAGATATAGTCATTAACAGGACTCTGGCCCTCACTGGACAGTGGGAAG cCATGTATGAGGAGGTGTGTCAGTTCAGAGAGGCCTGTGGGGAGGCTCACATGAAGTCCATCCTGGCTATAGGAGAGCTGGGGACCTACACCAATGTCTACAAGGCTAGTCTGGTGGCTATGATGGCTG GGTCGGACTTCATCAAGACGTCAACAGGGAAGGAGTCTGTCAACGCTACCTACCCTGTCGCCATAGTGATGGTCAGAGCCATCCGGGACTACTTCCTGAAGACTGGACATAAG GTTGGTTTTAAGCCTGCTGGTGGGATCCGTACAGCCAAGGAGTCGTTGGTGTGGCTGACTCTGATGAAGGAAGAGCTGGGAGACGAGTGGCTGAGCCCTCGCCTCTTTAGACTGGGGGCTAGTAGCCTGCTGGCtgacatagagagacag ATCTACCATCACGTGACTGGTCGCTACGCAGCCTATCACCAGATGCCCATGGCCTGA